ctggctaacatggcgaaaccctgcctctactaaaattataaaaacttgcCGGGCTTAGTGaggcacatctgtaatcccagctacacgggaggctgaggcaggagaatcacttgaacccaggaggcagaggttgcagtgagccgagatcgcatcactgcactccagctcgggtgacagggcaagactccttaaaaaaaaaaaaaaaaaaaaaaaaaaagagagatgaactGATCCAGAAAACGTGGTGtatacacacagtggaatactattcagccttaaaaaggaaggacaggccaggcacagtggctcacgcctctaattccagcactttgggagaccgaggcaggtggatcgcctgagcccaggaatttgagaccagcatgggcaacatggtgaaaccccacctctacacagaattagccatgcatggtgatacgcacctgtggtcccagctacccaggaggctgagatgggagggttgcttgagtctgggaggtcaaggctgcagtgagctatgatcatgccactgctgcactctggcaacatagcgagaccctgtctcaaaaaaaaaaaggacattttgaCATATgttacagcatggatgaaccttgaggacatgagGCTAAGTTAAGGAAGCAGTCACAGAAGACAAGTACTGCAGGATTCCTGTTGTGTGAGCTATGTAGGGTagtcacaaggacagaaagtagaagggttGTTGCCAGGGGCTCAGGAAGCGGAGATGGGGATCTGTTGTTTAATGGGgaaagagtttcagttttgcaagatgaaaaagttctgaatgGTGGTAACGGCTgtgcaacaatatgaatgaacttTAGAGTTTTAATTTGTggaaggggccaggtgcggtggctcatgcctagaatcccagccctttgggaggctgaggcaggaggatcgcctgagtccaggagtttgagaccagcttggacaacatagcaagaccttgcctctaaaaaaaatttaaaaattagctaggtgcggtggcgtgtgcttgtagtcccagttacgtggaaggctgaggtgggggaattgcctgagcccaggaggtcaaggctgcagcgagctgtgagcgccactacaatccagcctgagtggcagagtaagaccctgcctcaaacaaaaaaaaaaaagaaaagaaaagaaaagaaattgcggAAAGTCTGACCCGCGCCAGTGGCCATGTGAAGGTAACACCTTCCCAACACGATGGATGTGGAACAAGGAAAATGAGGTGTCCAGGATCTCAGGGCACTGGGGCAGTTCCTCActgactttccagcctccacccCTTCATAGCTGCCCCTCCCCCTCTCCAGATCGTTCTAAAATTCACATTTGACCTCGTCACTCCTTTAAAACCCTTCAAGAGCGCTCCATGGCCTTTGGGACAAGTCCAGCCTGCTCAGTCGACACACGGGGGACTCCCAATTTTAATGTTTCCCATGGGAGGGCCCCAGGAGCGGGAGGAGATAGTGTCGATCTCAGGAGGTGTCTGAGCTGGAAGTAAAGCATTAGAAGGGGCTGAGGTCCCTGGAGGGAAGAACAGAGAAAGACAGCGGCCCACAGTGAGTGGCAGCCCAGGGTGTGAGGAGCCTGGAgatgggagaggaagaggagacgGGCCACAGAGCCCAGGGCTGAGGTCTGGTGGCCTCCGAGGTCCTCACTGGGTGACTCTGGCCAGAACCTCCGCATGTCTACACCTCCTGCCCATGATAGTTATGGTACCTTCCTCTTGGGGCTGTCCTAGGGATGAAACTAGATAATCCATGTAAAATGTTTAGTGCCATGGATGCAAATATTTCATTGGcgaaactcttttttaaaaatttattatgggccgggctcggtggtttaggcctgtaattgcagcactttgggaggccgaggcgggagaatcacaaggtcaggagttcaagatcatcctggtcaacatggtgaaaccccgtctttactaaaatacaagaaaaaattagctgggcgtggtggcatgtgcctgtagtcccagctacttgggaggctcaggcaggagagtcgcttgaacccagggggcagaggttgcagtgagccaagatcgtgccactgcactccagtcttggtgacagagcgagattccatctcaaaaaagaaaataaaaaaatgtttttttattattttcaagatggggttgcccaggctggtgtccgctagcgcgatctcggctcactacaacctccatcttccggctcaagcgattctcctgcctcagcctctcgagtagctggaactataggagcgccaccacacccagctacttttttttatttcagtagagacagggctttgtcatgttggccaggctggtctcgaactcctgtactcaagtaaTTCATCCGCATCAGCCTCCAAAAGaactgagatgacaggtgtgagctaccacacctggccagaatttattatttctttattgagatgtgatctctctgtgttgctaaggcgagtctcaaactcctgggctcaagtgattctcccgccttggcctcccaaaaggctgggattacaggtgtgagccaccacgtctggccattaactaactatttttatttttattttattttttttttttgagacggagtcttgctctgtcacccaggctggagtgcagtggccggatctcagctcactgcaagctccgcctcccgggttcacgccattctcctgcctcagcctcccgagtagctgggactataggcgcccgccacctcgcccggctagtttttttttgtattttttagtagagacggggtttcaccgtgttagccaggatggtctcgatctcctgacctcgtgatccgcccgtctcggcctcccaaagtgctgggattacaggcgtgagccaccgcgcccggcctaactaaCTATTTTTAATGAAGACAGGTGGACAGGAAGGGGTAGCCGAAGCCAAGGGAGAGATTTAAGAAGTAGTCACTGGCAGCGTGACTTGGGGTCAGGGTCAAGGATGGCTGCACAGAAGGCAGAAAAGAGACAGTTGAGAGAGGTGGAGGCCCCGGGAGAGTTGGGGGATGGGAGGCTGCAGGTACAGAAATGGTGGtgacaggagaggaggaggaggagccgtGGCTTGGGAGGAGACAAGGCCAGGAGTAgtttctagactttttttttttttttttgagacaggctgtgtcacccaggctggagtgcagtggtgcaacctcagctcactgcaatctccgcctcctgggttcaagggattctcctgcctcagcctcccgagtagctgggattacaggcatgcatcacgacgcccagctaacttttgtatttttagtagagatggggtttcgccatgttggccaggctgatctcgaactcctgaccccaggtgatctgtccaccttggcctcccaaagtgctgggattgcaggtgtgagccaccgcacccgtctTGGTTTCCAGACTTTCCTTAGCATGGGGGAGCCCTGAGAGTACCGCCAGGCCTCAGGGATGGTGGCAGAGCAGAGAGGGACATGGGGTGGGAGTTGAGTGACAGCCCAGGGTATAAGGATTGAGGGGTGATGCTGGGTTTGGAAAAGTGCCCTGAGGACAAGAGTGaagaggagggaggctggggcgCTGAGGAGCTCAGCTGAATGCTCAGCTCAGTAGGGAAGGAGGCTGCCCTCCTGGGTGACCCTCAGGCTGGTGATAGGCACGGGCAGCCCCTGGGATACAGGGGTGGCGTCAGCAAAGACCTAAAGAGATGAGGGTCCACAGATTCAAGATAGGCAGTTTGGGTCTTCCTGGAAGCAGCCATGGAGATGGGAGTGCAGGAGGTGCTGTCCAGCCTCGGGCTGGTTCCCTAACTTTGCTGAgcctcctttgtaaaatggagaaggaaaaacGCGTTGTACAAACCCTTCTCTTTTACAGGGGAggaaagtgagaaaggaaacCAGTCAAATTCATGTTAACTCCAGAGGGCTGCAGGCCGTCCCCCGGTCAGCCTGGGGCAGAGGCTCTGCCTGCACCTCCCCCTAGTCTCCAGCTGCCTTCTACGGTGGCCTGAGAGGAGGAATGAGCCATCAGAGGGTCTCCTGAGGGCACACAAGTGCCGGAGCTGCCATGGCTCCAGGACGcgtctttcccttttttttttttttttttttttgagacagggtcttgctttgttgtccaggctggagtgcagtagcacaaccatggctcgctgcagcctcaacctcttgggctcaaatgatcctcctgctcaacctcctgagtagctctgccacacctggctaacttttatttaaactttttttttttttttttttgagtctcactctgtcgcccaggctggagtgcagtggtgccatcttggctctctgcaacctctgccttccaggtttaagcaattctccagcctcagcctcctgagtagctgggatcacaggcacctgccaccacgcctggctaatttttgtatttttagtagagatcgggtttcaccatgttggccaggctggtcttgaactcctgacctcaggtgatccacccacctcggcctcccaaagtgctgggattacaggtgtgagccactgcgtccagcctattTTAACTTTTCGTAgggacggggtctcgctctgttgcccagcctgtgGACCTGTGTTTCTTTTGCAGAAAACATACCGTTTCATTTACTGCTCCGACACCGGCTGGGCCGTGGGTGCAGAGGAATCTGACTTTGAGGGCTGGGCCTTCCCCTTCCCAGGAGTGATGCTGATCGAGGACTTTGTGACCCAGGAGGAAGAAGCTGAGTTGGTGCGGCTCATGGACCGTGACCCCTGGAAGCTCTCCCAGTCTGGACGGAGGAAGCAGGTAGGCCGGCCCTGAGCCCATGGGGAGGGCTGGGCTGCGCTGAGGGGGCAGCCCTACTGCTGGGGACCCTCCCCTTCCTCTGCAGCCATACCCCACAAACCTCCAGGGTTAGTAGTGGGCGACTTCCCCAGACCCTGGGGCCGTCTGCAGCCTGTGTGCTGCAGGATGTGTGTCTGATGGGCAGAGGTGCACCCGGGTACCCCTCTCCCCGTGATATGTGCTGCTGGGCTCTCTGCCCCTCTCTGCACCAATGGTGGTGGCGAGGGCACCCCATTCTCCCAAGCTGCAGGCGCCCCCACCTCCCATTGTCACCATCAGTGTCCTGTCTCCTCACACGCTTCCCCTTCCCCGGGCCTGCTGTTCCCTCCAACTCACCCCTTCCCTACCTGTGTCCAAACTCTACTGGAGGCTGGAGTGACCCCGCCTCCTCACGtcccctcaccccctcacccccattcctccctccccagcctccatgTATGGCCACTGGGACAGTCAACATCCCTGGGTGCCCCCTCAGCCTTcattgtagcttttttttttgggacagagtctcgctctgccacccaggctggagtacagtagcatgacctgagctcattgcaacctctgcctcccaggttcaagccattcttctggctcagcctcccaagtagctgggactacaggtgcccatcaccacgcccggctaattcttgtattgttagtggagacggtgtttcaccatgttgaccaggctggtctcgaactcctgacctcaagtgatccgcccgccttggcctcccaaagtgctgggattacaggcgtgagtcaccgcgcccggccccattctTTTGTGACATCCTGTTGGATGTTTGTACatttcatttcctcattcatctgtcaatggacattggTGTTGTcactttttggctgttgtgaacatttgtgtacaggttattcgtggttggttttttttttttttttttttttttttttttgagacagggtcttgctctgttgcccagactggagtgcagtggtgtgatcttggctcaccgcagccttgacctcccaggcactagtgatcctcctacctcagcctcctgagtagctgaaactaaggcatatgccaccaagcccagctaattattattactattattttgagacagggtgtctcattctgtctcccaagctggagtacagtggctcagtctccactcaccacagcctcaacctcctgagctccaacagtcctctcacctcagcctcctaagtagctgggactaaggcctGTGCCACTacatctgtctaatttttgttttttttactagagatggagttttgctatgttgcccaggctggtctcgaactcctgggctcaaacgatccacccgcctgggcctcccaaagtgttgggatgataggcgggagccaccatacccagcctaatttttaaatttcttgtagagaagactggtctcgaactcctggcctcaagagctccttccgcctcagccttccaaagcgctgggattacaggcatgcaccaccacgcccggccatttgcTGTCACTTCTGTCTCCTTGAGTCTGCCTCCTCCTGCTTCACCTCCATGAAGCCAGGAGGCTTTTGCTTGCCTTGGTCACTGTGATTGAATTCTTCCGACCTAGTCTGTGGTAGACATCTTCATAAAGTCAGACACCTCATGTTCTTTTTGTCTTCATCCGTCAGGACTATGGCCCCAAAGTCAACTTTCGGAAACAGAAGCTAAAGACCGAGGGCTTCTGCGGCCTCCCCAGCTTCAGCCGGGAGGTGGTGCGGAGGATGAGCCTCTACCCGGGGCTGGAGGGCTTCCGGCCCGTCGAGCAGTGCAACCTGGACTACTGCCCCGAGCGCGGCTCTGCCATCGACCCCCACCTGGACGACGCCTGGCTGTGGGGGGAGCGGCTggtcagcctcaacctcctgtccCCCACCGTGCTGTCCATGTGTCGGGAGGCACCCGGGAGCCTGCTCCTCTGCTCGGCCCCGTCGGCTGCCCCGGAGGCCTTGGTGGACAGCGTGATAGCACCCAGCCGGTCGGTGCTatgccaggaggtggaggtggccaTCCCCTTACCCGCCCGCTCCCTGCTGGTCCTCACGGGGGCCGCAAGGCACCAGTGGAAGCACGCCATCCACCGCAGACACATCGAGGCCCGCCGCGTCTGCGTCACTTTCCGGGAGCTGTCAGCCGAGTTCGGCCCCGGAGGGGGGCAGCAAGAGCTGGGCCAGGAACTGCTGCGAATTGCCTTCTCCTTCCAGGGAAGACCCGTATGAgccgcctccctggctccagaCTTGACTGATCCTGGGATTGAAACGGGAAGCACAGGACAGGGCCTCCCGTAACTCACGGGGTTTCAAGAGAAGATGGGTGACATGCTGTGAGCGGTGTGAGCCGCACCCGGGAGCGGGTTTTGATGGGAACGCACCTCGGGGCAGCCCCCTTCCACCTGGACCGTGGCCATGCTTGTTTTGGTTATTTAATTTGTCACAGTCTTGGGGACGTGGGATCATTTGAGCTTAAAAAATattgggggccgggcacggtggctcacgcctgtaatcctaacactttgggaggctgaggcgggtggatcgcttgaggtcaggagttcgagaccagcctggccaacatggtgaaaaccggtctctacaaaaaatacaaaaattagccaggtgtggtgactcgcacctgtagtcccagctacttgggaggctaaggtgggagaatcgcttgaacccgggaggtggaggttgcagtgagccaagattgcgccactgcactccagcctgggcgacagagcaagagtgtttcaaaaaaaagaagggaacattttaaatgattttcaccTTTATTATGCATCTATTTTCATGGGTCCTGATATCTCACCGTCCAGCCCCTTCATTTGGGGAATGTGTTGGATTAGAGAACAGAGTTGGTTGAAGATTTGAAGTTTAAAGAGCTGGTAATAGCTTCAGAGTCAGGCTCAGCCTGACTCATGCTTGATACCCCCACGCCCCGGGGGATTGAGGATGTGAGGAGGGCAGGGAAATCTGAGagcctcctcccagccccatAATGCTGTTAACATGTGGGAAAAATTAAAGCTCccggccaggtacagtggctcacacctgtaatccaagtactttgaggggctgaggtgggaggatcgcctgaggccagcctgggcaacatagtgagaccccatctctacaaaaagtacaaacattagctgggtgtctgggcgtggtgacacacacctgtaagagaggctgaggcaggaggatgactttaccacgaggtcaaggctgcagtgagctcatgatcataccactgcacttactcggcaacagagcaagaccctgtccctcaaataaataaaagggaaaaaaaagctcCTCACCTCCCACGACACCAGGCGGCTATTCCCTTGTGATGGGGCtgtgtggggggcagggggctTACCTGGATGGGGGAGCTGCTCTGCTGTCCCTGTGGCCGGGCGAGAGGCAGGCTGTGGAGGCTGAGGGGTGGCCTGGACCCATGTGGCCAGCCCTCTCTCCCACCACTATGGGACAAAATGTTCAGTTCCCCACCACTTACTGGAAACTAAATCCAGGGGAATAGGAAAGGTTCGGGGCCAGCACCGCTCTTTACAGTCACCCCCAGAACCCTCTGGGAGCTGTCAGGTGGCGGAGCCATGCACTGTCTATAAAGCAGCGTCCCAGCCACTGAGCCCCCAGGAGGGCTGAAGAGCCCCGCACAGACCCAGGGGAGAGGCTGCTGGGTTTCTAGTGGCTGTGAGAGCCCAGCGGCCAGGTGGGTGGATATGGCTCCCAGGCCACCTTGACTTTGGCTCCCTGGTCGGCTCACTTGGAGCAAGAGCATGGAGCCCTGCTTCCTCCCGGCTTCCTCCCAGTGTCACGGCCGCAACGGGCCTCTCACTGCGTATCCAGATGTGAGTGGGGTCAGAGTTCCAGCTGATCATCCCTGCACTGGAGCAGATAAGCCAGCCCGGGGACCAGTGCAGGGTCTCTGCCCCTGGCAGGCTGGGCTGGCCGCTGCACGATGCTCCAGCAATGGGGAGGGACATCTGGAGAACGATGCACATAGAGACTTGAAGGGGAGAGGCCTGGTGAGGCTTGGGGATGCTGTAGAGCAGGAAACCTCCCTCCCCGGGCCCCCTCCGTGCTCGCCCTTCCAGCAGAGCACACTTTAGGAAACTCCATTACCTGGTAAGTTGGTGACATCCGAGTTGGGTCTGTCCTTGAAGCTGCAACACACAGATCCACAGCGACACCTTACCCAATGAGGATGGGGCTGGAGAAGGCCATGCTGGGAGGCTTCTGCCATAGCCTGGCCCCCGTACACTACCCCATAGccttgtatatttcctttttctttctttttttttggggggggtgggggtgcggaggcagggtcttgctctgttgcccaggctggagtgcagtggcgcaatcatggctcactgcagcctcgacctcctgggctcaagtgatcctccccctctgcctctccagtagctggaactacaggcgtgtgccactatccCCAGCTagttgtcttgttttgttttgattttcagtggagatagagtcttgctatgttgcccaggctggtctcaaactcctgggctcaaaagcaatccgcctgcctcagcctcccaaagcgctgggaatAATGGGCGTGAGCCCCTCCGCCCAGCTGCCCCATGTGTTTCTGCAGGGCTGGGCCCCAGGAGCCACCGCCTGCAGGGTAAAGTCTGCTTACCTGTGTTTGGGGTGGCAGTTTCCACATCCGTCAGCACACTTACCTCAGCAgacctcgacctccctgggctcagatgattctcccacctcagcctccccagtagctgggactacaggcacacaccaccaagcccgggtaattcttgtatttttgtagagacagggtctcgcgatgttgcccaggctggtctcgaactccttggctcaagcgatctgcccacctcagcctcccaaagtgttgggattacaggtgtgagctatagGTTGTCAGGTTCTACATGGGTTTCGGCTCCTGTCTGGGCCTTGCCCTCCTGGGACCCACCAGGGCTCTGCAGCATCTGAGGCAAAAAGTCttgggccaggcgaggtggctcatgcctataatcccaggacttagggaggctgaggcaggaggatcacttgaggtcaggagttcaagaccagcctgaccaacatggcaaaaccccgtctctactaaaaatacaaaaattagccaggcgtgatggtaggtgcctataatcctaggtactcaggaggctgaggcaggagaatcacttgagcccgggaggcggaggttacagtgagccgagatcgcaccattgcactccaccctggacaacagagtgagactctatctgggaaaaaaaaaaaaaaaaaaaaaagtctgtgtcgATGATCTGCTGGGTGTGGAGTGGGTTCCTCCATGCCAGTGATTTGTGTCCTGCCCTTGACAGGGGTGGGGCATGTTTTCCCTTTAAGGAAATGGCAGCCTCCACCGGAAGTGCAGTCTGTCTCGAGGCTGGTGG
Above is a genomic segment from Macaca thibetana thibetana isolate TM-01 chromosome 3, ASM2454274v1, whole genome shotgun sequence containing:
- the ALKBH4 gene encoding alpha-ketoglutarate-dependent dioxygenase alkB homolog 4, with protein sequence MAAAAAETPEVLRECGCKGIRTCLICERQRGGDPPWELPPAKTYRFIYCSDTGWAVGAEESDFEGWAFPFPGVMLIEDFVTQEEEAELVRLMDRDPWKLSQSGRRKQDYGPKVNFRKQKLKTEGFCGLPSFSREVVRRMSLYPGLEGFRPVEQCNLDYCPERGSAIDPHLDDAWLWGERLVSLNLLSPTVLSMCREAPGSLLLCSAPSAAPEALVDSVIAPSRSVLCQEVEVAIPLPARSLLVLTGAARHQWKHAIHRRHIEARRVCVTFRELSAEFGPGGGQQELGQELLRIAFSFQGRPV